The Pelagibacterium halotolerans B2 nucleotide sequence GAAGGTTTGGCCGGCAAGCGCGTCGGTGTCGTGGGGGCGGGGGCGTCTGCCATGGACAACGCCGCCGCGGCACTGGAAGCGGGGGCGGCCAGCGTCGATCTTTTCGTGCGCCGCAGCGAGCTGCCGCGTATCGACAAGTTCACCGGCGTCGGCTCCAAGGGAATGACCCACGGCTTTTACGGCCTGCCCGACCCGATAAAATGGGAGTTCATCAACGAGGGCGATCGTGCCGCAGTGCCTCCGCCGCGACATTCGGTCAAACGGGTTTCAGCGCACGACAACGCCCGCCTCCACCTCGAGAGCCCCATAGTCGGCCTGCGAGATTGCGGTGACCATATCGTTGCCCAGACGCCCAGGGGTGACTATCCGCTCGACTTCCTGATCTTTGCCACCGGGTTTGGCATCGATCTGGCCAGTCGGCCGGAGTTGGCAGACATTGCACCCCATATCCTGACCTGGGGCGACCGGGTGGATGAGCAAAGACGCGCCGCCAACCCGCAACTCGCCCGCGCGCCCTATCTGGCCGATGACTTTACCTTTCTGGAGGCCGAACCCGGAAAATGCCCGGCGCTTTCTTCCATTGCCTGCTTTGCGTACCCGGCCGTGCCCACGCACGGCAAGCTCACCAGCGGCATTCCGGCGGTAAGCGACGGTGCGGACAGGTTGGCCAAGGGCATGGTCCGCTCGCTTTTCGTCGAAGAAGCCGAGGCCCATCTCCAGCGCTTCATGACGTACCAGACACCCGAACTTCTGGGCGATGAATGGCCGGACGCCGACACGGTCCGCTCG carries:
- a CDS encoding NAD(P)-binding domain-containing protein → MGDTRLHGLKDLEARLAQDMVWLNLPAKPWLNPLDVEGQRVLDVAIIGAGLCGLVAAAALRHLGVDNVELFDRAPEGREGPWVTYARMRTLRTAKAASGPALGIGSLTFRAWYEAQWGGDAWDRMDLAPREIWMDYLVWYRKVTRAKVNNGADVTRISMREDGLLELTVSGRPALARRVVLATGLDGLGAPKLPAIASGVDKAFVAHSSDMFDLEGLAGKRVGVVGAGASAMDNAAAALEAGAASVDLFVRRSELPRIDKFTGVGSKGMTHGFYGLPDPIKWEFINEGDRAAVPPPRHSVKRVSAHDNARLHLESPIVGLRDCGDHIVAQTPRGDYPLDFLIFATGFGIDLASRPELADIAPHILTWGDRVDEQRRAANPQLARAPYLADDFTFLEAEPGKCPALSSIACFAYPAVPTHGKLTSGIPAVSDGADRLAKGMVRSLFVEEAEAHLQRFMTYQTPELLGDEWPDADTVRSTGSASSAQFLRKEIS